The Maridesulfovibrio salexigens DSM 2638 region TGTCGCTGTCCCCCGGAAAAGGAAATCGCCACATCCTTGATACGACCCACCTTTTCCTGCCCTGGTCCGGTATCAACACCATTCACAATATAGACAGAATCCACAACAACCTGCGCCGGGAAAAAGAACTGAATCCATTCACCGGAACCATTCCCCTCGCTGTTCTCAATCCATCCGGTAGTGCTGTTACTATCAGTGAGATATTTGCCATCAAAAACAGTTTCTCCATCCATGGGAACAAAAGAAGAAGTCCGCACATGGAAAGGCTGGGCAAGAGCGGTAGCAGGAATCGCGAGTAAACAAATAAGCAAAACAAGTTTGCGCAACATAAAAAATCTCCGAAAACAAAATGTGAGGATTAGACTTATGAAGAAACAGCTGACGTTATAACGAAACAAAGAACGGGTGAAAATAGAAAAAGCCCGTCTTTCGTGTGAAAAACGGGCTCAAGAGCAATTGCTTGCTCAAAAAAGACAGTCAAATATATATTGACTACCAGCGGGGGCGCGGTGCACGGGGCTTCGCTTCGTTAACCTTGAGGTTACGTCCGCCGAAGTCTTTACCATCCAGATTGTCGATAGCTTCCATTGCGCCAGCGTCTTCCATTTCAACAAAGCCGAAGCCACGGGGGCGACCGGTTTCTCTGTCTTCGATGAGTTTAACAGATACAACTTCACCGAAAGCTTCGAAAGCAGCGCGTACTTCGTCTTCAGTTGCAGACCAGGGCAGGTTACCGACATAGATGTTCTTGGACATTAAAAATTCTCCTAAAAAATGTATAAACTTTCACGCAAATGCGTCAGGTACAAAAAAAAGGCAGAGTACAAGATGCGTACACTGCTCCTTGATATACCTGTTGAACTAAAACCAGCTTCCTTCCAAGAGGCCGCTGGCAACTAAAGACACTGTTTTACTACTTCCATGCAAAAGTCAAGGGAAATATTTCAAAAATAAATTATTTCTACATAAAGAAAAACAGGCATTAAAAGCAAAACACCCGATTATACTTTAGAAAAACGGGAAGGACGACGTTTTCTTCTTGAAGGTCTTCCTGTTTTGCGTTTTGCACTATCCTCTTGATTTCCTTTAGGACCGCCGGACTTACGTTTAGACGAAGGACGTGAATCGCGTCTTTCATCAGAACTTTTTGCAGGACCGCCACTAGGCTTGCGTCCTCCACCCGGCTTGCGTCTTCCTCCAGACTTACGTTCGCCAGCAGGTTTACGGCTTTCATCGCCATCACGGGCTTCAGCGGGTTTGCGGCCCCTTCCCGGTCTACGTTCGCCAGCAGGCTTGCGATCTGCAGCAGGCTTGCGTCCACCGCCCCTCTTTGCCGGAGCCGGGTGGGTGTTAGGTTTATCGTAGTCAAAATCTTCAAGGGTACGGTGCTCGATTGAATAGCCTACAGCTTTTTCAATCTCACGCATAAGACGCAGATCATCGCGAGTTACAAATGAAAATGCACTCCCGCTTCGTCCCGCACGTCCGGTACGACCGATGCGGTGGGTGTAGGTCTCGGCAGTATCAGGAACATCAAGGTTGACCACATGTGTGATACGGTCGCAGTCAATTCCGCGTGCCGCAATATCAGTAGCGACCATTACTTTAAAAGAGCCGTCCCGGAAGCCGTCCAGAGCACGCTGACGCTGGTTCTGGCTCATATTGCCCTGAAGAAAAGTAGCCTTATGACCACGCGCCGCAAGTCTGCGGGCAAGGTTCTTGGCCTTATGCTTGGTACGGGTAAAAACAAGCAGACTGTCGTAATCTGTCTGTTCAAGAACCTTGAAAAGCAGGTTATTCTTCAAGTGCTGGCTGACCGGATAAAAAACATGCTCAACAGTCTTTGCCGGAGCAGTATTGGCGACCTGTACAGTTGCAGGACGATAAAGAATCTTATCTGCAAGATCGCGGATATCATCAGGCATGGTAGCAGAAAAAAGCAGGTTCTGGCGGCGCTGGGGAAGCTTGGACATGATCTTGCGGATGTCCGGCAGGAAGCCCATATCAAGCATACGGTCAGCCTCATCCAAAACAAGGGTATCAACCTTATCCAGCTTGATCACACCCTGATTCATCAGGTCCAGCAGACGACCGGGACAAGCTACGATAACAGACGAGCGGCGGGCAGCCTGAATCTGCGGCATTGCTCCCACTCCGCCGAAAACAGCGGCGCTGCGGATTCCGGCCTCAACACCAAGCTCCATGAAATTCTCATGAATCTGCAAAGCAAGTTCACGGGTCGGTGCCAGCACCAATACACGGATAGGTCCCTGACCTGAAAACTTCTTTTCCAGCAGACGCTGCATGATAGGCAGAGCAAAAGCGGCGGTTTTACCGGTTCCGGTCTGGGCAAGGCCCATTACATCCCGACCTTTGAGAACTTCGGGAATAGCTTTTGTTTGAATGGGGGTCGGCGTTTCATAGCCGCAAGCATGTATTCCGGCCATTATACGCCGGTCGAAAGAAAATTGTTTAAAACTCACAATATATCCAGTGGTGAAAGGACTATGTCTGACGGCTGCGCGTGACGGCACCCGTGCTGCGGAAAAAATTCCGAATATTAATAATCTCTGGGACGTAGAGGATAAGAACTTCGAAAAGCGAAGTGGATTTCCAGATAAAAAGAATAGGATCTTTGCATGCGTCCAGTCACGCCGAGGTGGGAGTTAGTGACTTATTATGAAGCAAATGTAAAGAGGAAAGTATTAGAATAAAAAATTCCGCAGCACCGAAGCACTGCGGAATCTTATATTCAAATCAACATCCCCGAAGGGAATCTGATTAGTAGCGGTAGTGATCAGGCTTGTAAGGACCTTCAACATCAACGCTGATGTAGTCGGCCTGTTCTTTGGAGAGAACATCAAGCTCAACACCGAGGCGCTCGAGGTGGAGTCTTGCAACTTCTTCGTCGAGTTTCTTGGAGAGGATCATTACTTTAGGCTCGTACTCGTTCTTAGCAAGGTCGATCTGTGCAAGAGCCTGGTTGGTGAAGCTGTTGGACATTACGAAGCTGGGGTGACCGGTAGCGCAACCGAGGTTTACGAGGCGGCCTTCAGCAAGAACGATGACGGACTTGCCGGATTCCATAACCCACTTATCAACCTGAGGTTTGATTTCGATCTTCTTGGCGGTCTTGCTGTTTTCAAGGTAGCCCATTTCGATTTCGTTATCGAAGTGACCGATGTTGCAGATGATTGCTTCATCTTTCATCTTAGAAATGTGCTCGCCGGTGATAACGTGGTAGTTACCGGTGCAGGTAACGAAAACATCACCGCGCTCTACAGCATTAGCCATAGTGCAGACTTCGAAGCCTTCCATTGCAGCCTGAAGTGCGCAGATGGGGTCGATCTCGGTAACGAGAACACGAGCACCGAAACCGCGCATGGACTGTGCACAACCTTTACCTACGTCACCGTAACCGACAACAACAACGACTTTACCGGCGATCATAACGTCGGTAGCGCGTTTGATACCGTCAGCAAGAGACTCGCGGCAACCGTAGAGGTTGTCGAACTTGGACTTGGTAACGGAGTCGTTAACGTTGATTGCGGGGAAGAGCAGTTCGCCTGCTTCCTGCATCTGGTAGAGGCGATGTACGCCGGTGGTGGTTTCTTCGGAAACGCCGCGTACTTTTTCTGCGATTGCAGTCCATTTGCCGGGAGTTTCAGCAACGGAAAGTTTCAGGCGGTCCAGAACGCACTGGAATTCCTTGTTGTCGGTTTTCTCATCAAGGATGGAAGCGTCTTTTTCTGCTTTAACACCGTGGTGGATGAGCAGAGTTGCGTCGCCGCCGTCGTCAACGATGAGGTCGGGACCGGAACCGTCAGGCCAGGTCAGAGCCTGCTCGGTGCACCACCAGTATTCTTCGAGGGTTTCACCCTTCCATGCGAATACTTTAGCAGTGCCGTTTGCTGCGATAGCTGCAGCTGCGTGGTCCTGAGTGGAAAAAATGTTGCAGGAAGCCCAGCGGATGTCAGCACCGAGAGCGTGCAGGGTCTCGATGAGCATTGCGGTCTGGATGGTCATGTGCAGGGAACCCATGACTTTGAGGCCCTTAAGGGGCTTCTCTTTACCGTATTTTTCACGGATAGACATGAGACCGGGCATTTCGCGCTCGGAAAGCTGCATTTCTTTGTTACCCCAGTCAGCGAGGGAAATGTCAGCAACTTTGTAATCAAGCTTAGAATCTACTTTAAGCATTGAAACCTCCATTTACGGGCACTGGGCCCAAATTTATTTCTTTTCAGATATACATACAAGGACGGTCAGTCCTTCATTTACAGGATAACGGCGGATATCCATAGAGCCGAGTCCGGCATCCTTCATCCAGCCGCCAAGTTCTTCTTCTGTAAAACCGAGCCTGCGGTCACCGAATTCACTGCGCATGCGTTCATTAGAATGAGACAGAAAATCGGCGATGACCAATTTACCACCACTGGAAAGAGTCCGCGCAGCTTCGGCTACAGCCTTGTCCGGGCGCGGCAGGTGATGAAGAACCATTGAAATAAAGGTCAGGTCTGCTTCCCAGTCGCGCAGGGGCAGATGGGTAAGTTCACCGATGCGCAGGCTGACGTCAGGATGATTACCCAGACGTTTTTCCGCCAGTTCGAGCATCTTGGGTGAGCTGTCCACACCGATAACGGTATTGCATTTGGAGAGCAGGCTTTCCAGCAAAGAACCGTTTCCGCAACCAAGGTCAACACCTACGTTGCAACGGTCCACAAGGTTCAGTAATTCATTATCCAAATTAAAATCACCGAACACATCGCTCTGCAAACGCTCCCAATCCTCAGCGATTTCATCAAAGAACTTGCGGGTCTCCAGATTACGCTCGGCCAGCACCTTGGCCACCCGGATACGATCTTCCTCGACCTCCGGCTCATTCTCAATAAGCCAGCTGATGGATTCCGCGAAACGGTTACCGCTGCCGGAACGGGCCAGACGGTAGAAATTCCAGAGCCCTTCCCTTCTGGATTCCAGAAGGCCGCTCTCGTGCATGATCTTCAAATGACGGGAAACGCGGGGCTGGGACATTCCCAACACCTGCACAACCTCACCCACGTTGAGTTCGTTATCCCGAAGCATGGCCAAAAGCCTGATGCGAATCTCATCGGACAACGCTTTGCTGAATTTCAAAATTTCCATCAAACACCCCATCGGCAAAACATAACAAAACCTTTATATAACAAAATATCAATGAGCACTACCTGTCACTTTCAAAAGCGTCAAGCACTAATATAATATGGCTGGGTGAAACCTTTTGCCAATGAAGGATTTGTTGTATAAAGAAGCTTCACCGAACGAACATTACGGGTATAACATATAATATGGCAGCAAAGAAAAAATATAATGGCCCTCGCAAGCGGGTATTTCACCCCCGGCAGCGCGCACCGCGACATGTGGGTGAAGCAATGGGCGACTACGTTTCCGATCTGGACGGACAGTACAAGCTCATGATTCCAAGGCTTTGGAAAGCATGGCCCGAGCTAATGGGCGAGCTGGCAGAATTCGCCAAGCCGCTGGGTCACCGCAAACGCACTTTGATCCTTGCATCCGATGATTCCGTAGCCGCGCAGGAGCTCTCATATTTCGCCCCGGAGATCCTTGAAAGAATAAATTCATTTTTTGGTGAAGAAGTCTTTGACAAGGTGCTGTTCGAGCTGTTAAACGGCAGGGTTCCATTGGACGGGTACGAATTAAAACGTACTGAGTTCAAGGACGCCAAGATCAAAAAGCCCGGCAAAATAGGCGGGTTGAAAGACAAGTTTGATCCAGAATCGGCGGTCGGAAGATGTTATCTGAAATACGTCCGCCTTTTTGAAAAATCATAAATTTCAGGGCATAAAGCCCACCTTAAGGAGGATATTATGAGTGATGAAACCCCCACCCTCGAGAGCCTGGAACTGACTAAGCCCCTCGAAAAAATGACCACCAAAGACCTGCGTCAGCTCTGCATGGACAAAATGCCCCTGATCGCTGGTGCTTCCGGTATGGACAAAGAAACCCTGATTTCCAACATCAAGGAATATCTTGGAATCGAAGACGAAGAAGGCGCAGTTTCCCCTTACAAAGATCGCATCCTCAGCATCAAAAGACAGATGAGAGAAATGCGTATTGAGAAAAAAGCTGTTGAAGGCCGCAAAGAGCGTGCACAGCTCCGCCGCAAAATCAACAGAATGAAAAAGCAGACCCGCGCTCTCGCTAAGTCTGTATAATTATTTATTTTCGAAATACTCAAACTTTTTCGAAAATAGTTGTTGACAGGAAGAGGCAGTTACAATAAACACTCTTCTCGTTGCTGGGACATCGTTCAATTGGCAGGACGACGGGTTCTGGTTCCGTTAATCAAGGTTCGAGTCCTTGTGTCCCAGCCAACAACAAATTTTATGAGATGCGTCCCCATCGTCTAGCCTGGCCCAGGACACCGGCCTTTCACGCCGGCGACGGGGGTTCAAATCCCCCTGGGGACGCCACTCAAAAAAAGACTTGAACTGCCAGAACAAGTCTGCAAAAATCCAGCTTCACGCTAAAAGGCCATAGTGAAGCAGGTACATATTCAAGATGCGTCCCCATCGTCTAGCCTGGCCCAGGACACCGGCCTTTCACGCCGGCGACGGGGGTTCAAATCCCCCTGGGGACGCCACGAAATTTCAAGCCCGATTCGCAAGATTCGGGCTTTTTCGTTTTTAAAGCTCAGAACAACATCCTCTCCTCTCCGCTTTCACCCTGTCCACTGATTATCCTCACCCAAGTTGACAGCACAACTGTGTTTGGGCAATCCATAGAAAATAACCATCACCTTATACTGAGATGCACATGAGCAAAAAACAGATCGCCAAAGCCATCGGGCAACACTGGGATGAACACCGAGCACAAGCCACCCCTCAGCGCAACCGCTGGTGGAAGTCCCCAAGAATTGTCGGACACATCAATAAGATGATTTGCGGTAAATACCTCACAGGAGTCAGCGAAGGGCCCATTGAGCTCATAAAAGAATTTCTTAATGGCAAATCATTCAACGAAGCCCTGTCCATCGGCTGCGGAGGTGCTCATAAAGGAATTGGAATTCGTAAAACAGGGCTTAGTTGACCATTTTTACCTCTACGAACTGAGCGAAAAGAATTGCGAACTTGCCAGGCATCGCTTTGAAAGCGCTGGATACGGGGATAAGGTAACGGTTATCAACAATGATTTCTTCGAAGATCAGCCTCGCGAGTTCGATCTCATCCACTGGGACAACTCCCTGCACCACATGTTTAATTCACGTGAAGCAATTGCAAGAACATACGAATGCCTGCGTCCGGGCGGTCTGTTCTACATGAATGATTTTGTGGGGAG contains the following coding sequences:
- a CDS encoding DUF721 domain-containing protein, whose amino-acid sequence is MAAKKKYNGPRKRVFHPRQRAPRHVGEAMGDYVSDLDGQYKLMIPRLWKAWPELMGELAEFAKPLGHRKRTLILASDDSVAAQELSYFAPEILERINSFFGEEVFDKVLFELLNGRVPLDGYELKRTEFKDAKIKKPGKIGGLKDKFDPESAVGRCYLKYVRLFEKS
- a CDS encoding DEAD/DEAH box helicase, which codes for MSFKQFSFDRRIMAGIHACGYETPTPIQTKAIPEVLKGRDVMGLAQTGTGKTAAFALPIMQRLLEKKFSGQGPIRVLVLAPTRELALQIHENFMELGVEAGIRSAAVFGGVGAMPQIQAARRSSVIVACPGRLLDLMNQGVIKLDKVDTLVLDEADRMLDMGFLPDIRKIMSKLPQRRQNLLFSATMPDDIRDLADKILYRPATVQVANTAPAKTVEHVFYPVSQHLKNNLLFKVLEQTDYDSLLVFTRTKHKAKNLARRLAARGHKATFLQGNMSQNQRQRALDGFRDGSFKVMVATDIAARGIDCDRITHVVNLDVPDTAETYTHRIGRTGRAGRSGSAFSFVTRDDLRLMREIEKAVGYSIEHRTLEDFDYDKPNTHPAPAKRGGGRKPAADRKPAGERRPGRGRKPAEARDGDESRKPAGERKSGGRRKPGGGRKPSGGPAKSSDERRDSRPSSKRKSGGPKGNQEDSAKRKTGRPSRRKRRPSRFSKV
- a CDS encoding RNA recognition motif domain-containing protein, with the translated sequence MSKNIYVGNLPWSATEDEVRAAFEAFGEVVSVKLIEDRETGRPRGFGFVEMEDAGAMEAIDNLDGKDFGGRNLKVNEAKPRAPRPRW
- a CDS encoding ArsR/SmtB family transcription factor, encoding MEILKFSKALSDEIRIRLLAMLRDNELNVGEVVQVLGMSQPRVSRHLKIMHESGLLESRREGLWNFYRLARSGSGNRFAESISWLIENEPEVEEDRIRVAKVLAERNLETRKFFDEIAEDWERLQSDVFGDFNLDNELLNLVDRCNVGVDLGCGNGSLLESLLSKCNTVIGVDSSPKMLELAEKRLGNHPDVSLRIGELTHLPLRDWEADLTFISMVLHHLPRPDKAVAEAARTLSSGGKLVIADFLSHSNERMRSEFGDRRLGFTEEELGGWMKDAGLGSMDIRRYPVNEGLTVLVCISEKK
- the ahcY gene encoding adenosylhomocysteinase; the protein is MLKVDSKLDYKVADISLADWGNKEMQLSEREMPGLMSIREKYGKEKPLKGLKVMGSLHMTIQTAMLIETLHALGADIRWASCNIFSTQDHAAAAIAANGTAKVFAWKGETLEEYWWCTEQALTWPDGSGPDLIVDDGGDATLLIHHGVKAEKDASILDEKTDNKEFQCVLDRLKLSVAETPGKWTAIAEKVRGVSEETTTGVHRLYQMQEAGELLFPAINVNDSVTKSKFDNLYGCRESLADGIKRATDVMIAGKVVVVVGYGDVGKGCAQSMRGFGARVLVTEIDPICALQAAMEGFEVCTMANAVERGDVFVTCTGNYHVITGEHISKMKDEAIICNIGHFDNEIEMGYLENSKTAKKIEIKPQVDKWVMESGKSVIVLAEGRLVNLGCATGHPSFVMSNSFTNQALAQIDLAKNEYEPKVMILSKKLDEEVARLHLERLGVELDVLSKEQADYISVDVEGPYKPDHYRY